The following coding sequences lie in one Glycine max cultivar Williams 82 chromosome 19, Glycine_max_v4.0, whole genome shotgun sequence genomic window:
- the LOC100795312 gene encoding Golgi apparatus membrane protein-like protein ECHIDNA, whose amino-acid sequence MDLGHPVGENYANPNTCFFHVLFKAAALAFYILSALFIDNFVIIFVMTVLLAALDFWVVKNLSGRILVGLRWWNEINDLGESVWKFESLDQQSLARMNKKDSWLFWWTLYLTAVAWTMLAIFSLIRLQADYLLVVGVCLTLCIANIVGFTECQKSMLVC is encoded by the exons CCTGTAGGTGAAAACTACGCTAATCCAAACACTTGCTTCTTTCATGTTCTCTTCAAG GCTGCGGCTTTGGCATTTTACATTCTCTCCGCCCTCTTCATTGATAACTTTGTCATCATTTTTGTGATGACTGTCCTTCTCGCCGCTCTTGATTTTTGGGTAGTCAAGAATCTGAGTGGGAGAATTTTAGTTGGTTTGAGGTGGTGGAATGAAATCAATGATCTGGGTGAGAGTGTTTGGAAATTTGAGTCTCTTGATCAGCAG TCATTGGCTCGGATGAACAAGAAAGATTCATGGCTTTTCTGGTGGACGCTTTACCTTACA GCAGTTGCATGGACTATGCTGGCAATATTCTCTCTCATAAGGCTTCAAGCTGATTACCTCCTAGTTGTTGGAGTTTGTTTGACCCTCTGTATTGCAAATATTGTTGGTTTTACCGAATGCCAAAAGAGTATGCTAGTTTGTTGA